The stretch of DNA TGGTGTGAGAAATATGGCATCAACGGCGAGTATGTCGCCTTGCCGGTTCCCCCGGGGGAATTGGAAGATTGCCTGAAAGAATTGGCGGAAGTCGGGCTGCGCGGCGTCAACATCACGATTCCGCATAAGGAGGAGGCATACCGTCTCGTCACCCAACGGAGCGAAACCGCTACTCGGGCTGGCGCAGTGAACACGATCTGCTTTCTCGAAGACGGCACGACGACTGGTGATTGCACCGATGGCAGCGGCTTCGTTGCCAATTTGCAGGCGCATGGCGTCGAGGTCGCCGGGCGTGTGTTGATGCTTGGGGCCGGCGGCGCATCGCGCGCCGTGGTCGCGGCATTGTTGGATGCGGGTTGTGAAGTTCTGATCGCCAACCGGACGCGCGCGCGGGCCGAAGCGCTTGTCGAGGCGCTGGGCGGCGGTGAGGTCGTCGAATGGGCGGAATGGCCGCAAATATTGCCTTCCTGCCGTCTATTGGTGAACGGCACGTCGTTAGGCATGAAGGGCCAGCCGGAATTCGATTGGGACGCGGTGTTGGTGGAAGCGCCTGCCGGTTTGGTGGTGGCAGATATGGTTTATGCGCCGCTGGAAACACCACTTTTGGCGGCGGCGAAGCGTCGTAATCTTCAAACAATCGATGGTCTGGGCATGCTGATGTACCAAGCCCGCGCCGGTTTCGCGGCGTGGTTCGGCGTTACGCCGGAAGTCGATGAAGAGACGCGGGAATTGCTGGTGCGCAGCCTCGGCTGAACGATGCGTGTGCTTGGACTGACCGGCGGCATGGGGGCGGGGAAAACCACCGTCGCCAATATTTTCCGCCGGAGCGGTTGGCCTGTTTTCGACGCCGACGCTACCGTTCATCGCCTTCAGGCAAAAGGCGGAGCAGCGATCGGCCCTATCGCCGCACAATGGCCTCAAACCGTGCGCGATGGCGCTGTGGACCGTGTGGCCTTGCGTCAGGCGGTGATCGGCCATCCCGATCAGATGCGACTTCTGGAACAGATCATTCATCCATTAGTCCGGCAGGCGCGGGCGCGGTTTCTACGCCAAGCGCAAGCGCGGAAAGCGCCGTGGTGCGCGCTCGATATTCCGCTGCTTTTCGAAACCGGCGCAGAGCGTGAATGCGACGTCACTTTGGTCGTCACCGCGCCGCTCTCTGTGCGTCTCCAACGCATCATGCGGCGGCGGTCCATCACCGAAACGCAGGCGCGCGCCTTGGTGGCACGGCAAATGAACGATACTGAACGCCAAAAGCGCGCCGATATCGTCATCCGAACGGGGCTTTCGCGCCGCCATACCCTAGTGCAAGTGCGAAAACTGCAGAGACAACTGGAAAAACTGCCATGAAGCGTTCGATCTTATTCGATACCGAGACGACCGGCCTCGACCCGGCCACGGGCGATCGCGTTATCGAAATTGCGGCATTGGAACTGATCGACGATTTGCCGACCGGGAACAATTATCACGTTCTGATCGATCCGGAGCGAGACATACCCGCCGAGGCGACCCGCGTGCATGGTTTCTCGCGTGAGGATCTGCTCGGCAAACCGAAATTCGCCGAAATCGCCGGCGAATTTTTGGCTTTCGTGGGTGAGGACGATCTTATCGCGCATAATGCCCGCTTCGATTTCGGCTTTCTGAACGCTGAACTGGCGAAATGCGGCCGTTCGGCTCTCGATCTGGCGCGGATGGTCGATACGCTGGAAATGGCGAAGAAGCGCTATCCCGGACTGCCGAACAGCCTCGATGCGCTTTGCCGCCGCCACGATATCGACCTTTCGGAGCGCACCACCCATAATGCGCTGCTGGACTGCAAACTTCTCGCGGAAGTCTATCTCGAACTGATGGGCGGGCGGCAGCGCGGGCTGGGTCTCGCCATGCTCAACCAGCATGGTGGCGCGGTCGTCTATCAGCGCAACGCGCAACGTGTTCCTCGCCCCATGTCACCACCGCCGCCTGAAGAAAAAGCGGCGCATGACGCTTTTATTGCTGAACTCAAAGAGCCGATCTGGCTGCAATAATGCGTATTCTTTTCATTACGGCCAATCGGCTAGGGGATGCGGTTATCTCGACGGGGCTGTTAGCCGCGCTGCTGCGCCGCGATCCGCAAGCGCGTGTAACGGTGGCGTGCGGGCCGGTGGCGGCTTCGTTGTTCGCGCCGTGCCCGAATGTCGAGCGGATTATCCGTGTCGGCAAGAAAAAGTGGGATTTGCATTGGTTCGATCTCTGGCGCGCCTGTGTCGGCACGCGTTGGGATTTGGTGATCGATCTGCGCGGTTCCGCCATCAGCTTGTTTCTGAGGTCGAAAAAACGCAAAATCCTTCGTGGCGGGCGGCGTCCCGGCGCGCGGATCGGGCATGTCGCGGCATTGTTCAAGTTAAATCCGCCGCCTTTGCCGGAAGTCTGGACGACGCCGGAGCAGGACCAAAAGGCCGCGCGATTGTTGCCCGATGGAATGCGCTGGCTGGCGCTTGCGCCGACCGCGAATTGGGACGGCAAAATTTGGCCGCCCGAAAATTTCCTGGCGCTGGCTGAAAAACTGTGCGCGCAAAATTTACGCCCAGTCGTTTTTTACGGCCCGGGTGCTGATGAACACGCACGGGCCGAATTGCTGTTGAAACAATTGCCGGGCGTGCTCGATCTCGGCGGTGATCGCCCGATTGGTGAGGTTGCCGCATTGCTTAGGCGTTGTGCGTTGTTCGTCGGCAACGATTCTGGCCTCATGCATGTTTCTGCCGCAGCAGGTGTGCCGACATTGGGGCTTTTCGGACCCTCTCGCGCCTCGGAATACGCGCCGAGCGGCCCATGCGCGTCTTACATCGCAGCGCCCGGGCCAGAAGGTTCCGCACCGATTGCCGGGCTGGGCGTCGATCCTGTTTATGAAGCCGCTTGTTCGCTTCTCTCACATGGCCGATAGAGACAATATGTCGGCGTCTCTATCTTCCATTCGGGTGGCTCATGTGATGGCAGGCGCGCCAAGCGGGGGCGCGGAACTGTTCTTCGAGCGTCTCTGTGCGGCCCAAATTGCCGCCGGGCAGCCTATTCAGGCCATGATCCGGCGTGAAGCCGGGCGAGAGAGGCGGCTGGCTCAAGCTCATGTTCCTACAAAAACATTCGGATTTGGTGGCGCGCTGGATTTTCTCACGACGCCGCAATTGAAGTATTCGTTGCGTCAATTCGCGCCGCAGATCGTGGTGGCGTGGATGAACCGTGCCGCCAGGATGACGCCAAGCGGCGACTGGACTCTGGCCGGGCGGCTCGGCGGCTATTACGATTTGTCCAATTATCGCCGCTGCACGCACTTGATCGGCAATACGCGCGGCCTCGCACAATGGATGGTCGAACAGGGTTGGCCTGCCGAACGCGTGCATTATCTGCCTAATTTCGCCGCGGAACTGGCGGAGGTTCGCGCCGAACGTCCCGATTGCCTGCCGCCGAACGCGCCATTCGTTCTGGCTTTGGGGCGTTTGCATGAGAACAAAGCGTTCGATGTTCTGATCCGCGCGATGCGTTTTCTGCCGGGCGTTCATCTGGTCATCGCGGGCGAAGGACCGGAGCGTGCGGCTCTCACCGAATTGGCCAAGCGGGAAGGGGTGGCGGATTACGTTCATCTACCCGGTTGGGTGCAGGAGAGCGGGCGCTGGCTGAAGGCTTGCGATGTGTTGGTATGCCCCTCGCGGATCGAGCCTTTGGGTAATGTCGTGATCGAAGCCTTCTCCGCCGCGCGTCCCGTTGTGGCAAGCGCCATCCAAGGCCCAAAGGAGATCATCGAAGGTACGCGTGATGGGCTGCTGGCGCCAGTCGAAGATGCCGAGGCGCTTGCCGCGCAAATTGGCGAGGCATTGGAAAATCGCGCCCTGGCCGCCGAATTGAGCGCGAATGGACGAGTGCGTTATGAGCAGGAGTTCGCTGCTCCCACCGTTCTGGCCCGCTGGGGCGAGTTCCTAAAAGCGCAGGCGGCCTAAATGTGCGGCATTGCGGGCCTTGCCTGCTTTCCCGGCGTGCGCCCCGATCCGGCATTGCTGCAAGCGATGTCGGATGCATTGGTTCATCGCGGTCCGAACGGGGCAGGCGCGTTGGACGGGGAGCATGCGGCGCTACGCCATCGCCGCCTTTCCATCGTCGATCTGGAGGGTGGTGCGCAACCGCTGAGCGATGGCGCCATTGCTTTGGTCGCGAATGGGGAAATTTATAACGATCCGGCACTGCGCAAATCCTTGCCGGATGTGCGTTTCCAGACCGGCAGCGATTGCGAATCACCGCTTTATCTTTGGCCAAAATTCAGAGCACAATACACGCGTCATCTGCGCGGCATGTATGCCATCGCGCTGCTGGAGCAACGCGGCCCGGAATATGAACTTGTTCTAAGCCGCGATCCTTTCGGCATCAAACCGCTCTACTACGCCTCTTACTCGGGCGGCATCGCTTTCGCCTCGGAGCCGCGCGCGCTTCTGGCGGCGGGCATCGTGCCGCGTCAAGCTCGCCCACAGGCGCGGGACCAGCTTCTTCAAGCGCAATTCACGACCGGGGCGGAAACGATTTTTCCCGGTATCAGGCGCCTCCTTCCTGGTGAAACATTGCGTATCGCCGGTGGCCACATTGTCGAACGTCTGCATCAATCCGCGCTCCCGGCCCTTCGTCCGAACGTCATGACGGAAGAAAAGGCGCTTCAGGAATTGAATCGCGCCTTGCTCGATAGTGTGAGCGCGCATGAACGTGCGGATGTGCCGTTCGGTCTGTTTCTCTCGGGCGGTATTGATAGCGCCGCGATTCTCGCCGCCATGGCGCGGCTCGATTGCGGGCGGCCTTTGGCCTGGACGGCGCGTTTCGATGCGGGGGACGTTGATGAAAGTGCCGAAGCGAAACGTTTGGCGCAAGCGGTCGGTGCGCAGCATCGCGT from Kozakia baliensis encodes:
- the asnB gene encoding asparagine synthase (glutamine-hydrolyzing), with the translated sequence MCGIAGLACFPGVRPDPALLQAMSDALVHRGPNGAGALDGEHAALRHRRLSIVDLEGGAQPLSDGAIALVANGEIYNDPALRKSLPDVRFQTGSDCESPLYLWPKFRAQYTRHLRGMYAIALLEQRGPEYELVLSRDPFGIKPLYYASYSGGIAFASEPRALLAAGIVPRQARPQARDQLLQAQFTTGAETIFPGIRRLLPGETLRIAGGHIVERLHQSALPALRPNVMTEEKALQELNRALLDSVSAHERADVPFGLFLSGGIDSAAILAAMARLDCGRPLAWTARFDAGDVDESAEAKRLAQAVGAQHRVLTIDEKMVWQDLPKIVAAMDDPAADYAIIPTWFLARAAREQATVILSGEGGDELFAGYGRYRRAMRPWWRGGRPPYRRGMFDGLGVLRRAGAWRDGLSMGRNASKLRAAQTLDIAEWLPNDLLLKLDRCLMAHSLEGRTPLLDPVVAEVAWNLPDDLKIRNGQGKYLLRRWLQDALPEARPFAPKQGFTVPIGAWIAAQGEPLGTLVAAQPCIAEIADPARVKALFRHAASRKQRHAAWAFLFYALWHRLHIENISDQGDVFETLSTSASSSRRNSCITI
- the dnaQ gene encoding DNA polymerase III subunit epsilon, with the translated sequence MKRSILFDTETTGLDPATGDRVIEIAALELIDDLPTGNNYHVLIDPERDIPAEATRVHGFSREDLLGKPKFAEIAGEFLAFVGEDDLIAHNARFDFGFLNAELAKCGRSALDLARMVDTLEMAKKRYPGLPNSLDALCRRHDIDLSERTTHNALLDCKLLAEVYLELMGGRQRGLGLAMLNQHGGAVVYQRNAQRVPRPMSPPPPEEKAAHDAFIAELKEPIWLQ
- the coaE gene encoding dephospho-CoA kinase (Dephospho-CoA kinase (CoaE) performs the final step in coenzyme A biosynthesis.), encoding MRVLGLTGGMGAGKTTVANIFRRSGWPVFDADATVHRLQAKGGAAIGPIAAQWPQTVRDGAVDRVALRQAVIGHPDQMRLLEQIIHPLVRQARARFLRQAQARKAPWCALDIPLLFETGAERECDVTLVVTAPLSVRLQRIMRRRSITETQARALVARQMNDTERQKRADIVIRTGLSRRHTLVQVRKLQRQLEKLP
- a CDS encoding glycosyltransferase family 9 protein, whose product is MRILFITANRLGDAVISTGLLAALLRRDPQARVTVACGPVAASLFAPCPNVERIIRVGKKKWDLHWFDLWRACVGTRWDLVIDLRGSAISLFLRSKKRKILRGGRRPGARIGHVAALFKLNPPPLPEVWTTPEQDQKAARLLPDGMRWLALAPTANWDGKIWPPENFLALAEKLCAQNLRPVVFYGPGADEHARAELLLKQLPGVLDLGGDRPIGEVAALLRRCALFVGNDSGLMHVSAAAGVPTLGLFGPSRASEYAPSGPCASYIAAPGPEGSAPIAGLGVDPVYEAACSLLSHGR
- a CDS encoding shikimate dehydrogenase, encoding MNASEQKQFAGVVGWPVAHSRSPILHNHWCEKYGINGEYVALPVPPGELEDCLKELAEVGLRGVNITIPHKEEAYRLVTQRSETATRAGAVNTICFLEDGTTTGDCTDGSGFVANLQAHGVEVAGRVLMLGAGGASRAVVAALLDAGCEVLIANRTRARAEALVEALGGGEVVEWAEWPQILPSCRLLVNGTSLGMKGQPEFDWDAVLVEAPAGLVVADMVYAPLETPLLAAAKRRNLQTIDGLGMLMYQARAGFAAWFGVTPEVDEETRELLVRSLG
- a CDS encoding glycosyltransferase, with amino-acid sequence MADRDNMSASLSSIRVAHVMAGAPSGGAELFFERLCAAQIAAGQPIQAMIRREAGRERRLAQAHVPTKTFGFGGALDFLTTPQLKYSLRQFAPQIVVAWMNRAARMTPSGDWTLAGRLGGYYDLSNYRRCTHLIGNTRGLAQWMVEQGWPAERVHYLPNFAAELAEVRAERPDCLPPNAPFVLALGRLHENKAFDVLIRAMRFLPGVHLVIAGEGPERAALTELAKREGVADYVHLPGWVQESGRWLKACDVLVCPSRIEPLGNVVIEAFSAARPVVASAIQGPKEIIEGTRDGLLAPVEDAEALAAQIGEALENRALAAELSANGRVRYEQEFAAPTVLARWGEFLKAQAA